Genomic DNA from Nonomuraea rubra:
ACCACTCCCATCTGGATCTCTCCAGGAACGCGGCTCCCCCGGCGGTACAGCTTCCGCTCGGGTTCGGCGAGAGGCTGTCGCCGGGGGAGTTGCCCGAGATGACGGAGACGGAGATGGTCGAGGCCGAGCTGGAGATCCTCGGCATCGACGTCAGCCGGCACGTCATCAGCTTCCACGACGAGCTGCTCGACGCGCTGGGGGTGGTGCGTTCCAGGGACCTGCTCGCCCAGCGCAACGGGGCGGAGATCCTGGTCGCGGGGGTCAAGGTGGCCACCCAGACCCCGGCCGTGCGCTCGGGCCAGCGCGTCATCTTCACCACGCTCGACGACTCGACGGGGCCGGTCGACCTGACGTTCTTCGAGTCGGTGCAGGGGCGGTGCGCGTCGATCGTGTTCGGCTCGTGGCTGATGCTGGCCAGGGGGGTGGTCCGGCGCACGGGGACCCGGGCGGTGTCGCTGCGGGCGGTCGACTGCTGGAACCTCGCCGACCTCGACGCGCTGTGGCGCTCCCGCGGCATCGAGGCGGTGCGCGCCGCCGTCGAGCGGGCGCCGGAGGAGCTGGCGGGGGTCGGCGGGCGCAAGATCGAGTACGCGAACGGCTTCCGCCTCTCGCCCTACTCCGACCTCGGCCCGGCCATCACCGCCAACCCGCCCCGCCAGCTCTGGCACGCCAGCCCGGGCAGCTCGGGTCCCACGGCGGCGTGATCGCTCCCTATTCATTCTTTACGGCACAGCCAACGTCACCCCACCCACCGCACGTGGCCGGCCCCCGTCCAGGGAAACGCTCCTCCGGTTCACAGGGCCGGCCGCCGTGACGTGCGCATCGTGGGCCGTTCGCGGGGTGATCCTGGGCCGCTAGCTCGTGCGCCCCATCGCCGTGGACCCCGGCGCAGGCTGGGCCGGCTGCGGGGAGAAGGTGCGTACGGTGCCGGGCTCGACGGCGCGGGCCGAGCGGGACGCGCGCTGCAGGCGGGTCAGCTCGCGTACGGTGCAGCCGCACAGCAGGGCGGCCACCGAGGCGCAGGCCAGCTCCGGCACCCCCACCCCCGTCAGGTCGCCGGCGGAGGCGCCGAGCGGCAGCCGGATCGTCACCAGGGCGAGCGTGGCCAGCCAGGCCGCCCACCACCCCGCCAGCAGCGCCAGCCACCGCCCGCGCCGCCCGGCCGGCGGGCGGGTGCCGCGCCAGACCTCGTCGACCAGCACCGCGGGCGCGACGAGGTTGACGCCGGGAAGCAGCCAGGCCGCCGCGACGGGGGTGGCCGCGGCGGAGCGGTCGTTGGCCTGCCTGGCACGTACCAGCCAGGTGACGTAGGCGGCAGCGGCGGCGATCGTGGTGCCCGCCACCAGCATCATCAGCACCGCGAACATCGTCACCGCCCCCACCACGGCCTCGGCGTCGGCCCCCTGCGGGCGCCCGCCGAAGGCGGCCAGCTCGGCGGCGAGCCGGCGCCCGCGGGACAGCTCGAAGCTCACGAGAGCGCCGAGGGAGAGGATCTGGGCGGTGAGCGTCACGTAGACGGCAGAGGCGGCTCTGGCGGGCGATGCCTGGGTGTAGCGCACGTTGATCTCCCCCCGGGCCATGCGCTGAGGTTCTGATTCACTTGTATCCCGGCAGCCCCGCTGTTAATCAGCTCACCACGCCGGATTCCCACGCCCAAGCTGCGATTTCAACCCGATTGCGGACACCGAGCTTGGCCTGGATGCTGCCCAGGTGGGTCTTCACCGTCGACAGTGACACGAACAGCTCCCCGGCCACCTCCTGGTTCGTCCGCCCCCTGGCCACCAGGCGGACGACGTCCAGCTCGCG
This window encodes:
- a CDS encoding DUF4328 domain-containing protein, with the protein product MARGEINVRYTQASPARAASAVYVTLTAQILSLGALVSFELSRGRRLAAELAAFGGRPQGADAEAVVGAVTMFAVLMMLVAGTTIAAAAAYVTWLVRARQANDRSAAATPVAAAWLLPGVNLVAPAVLVDEVWRGTRPPAGRRGRWLALLAGWWAAWLATLALVTIRLPLGASAGDLTGVGVPELACASVAALLCGCTVRELTRLQRASRSARAVEPGTVRTFSPQPAQPAPGSTAMGRTS